One genomic segment of Anaerobiospirillum thomasii includes these proteins:
- the rsmG gene encoding 16S rRNA (guanine(527)-N(7))-methyltransferase RsmG produces the protein MHKHNALMSQSEIEICIYNLLKQTEVKFDTQHVSKLAALVVLLKKWSNALNLTAIRDEKDIITLHILDSAVLSPLLLGKNIADVGTGAGFPGLVVAILNEDRHFTLIDSVAKKLSFVRTACVELGISNVDIINNRCENIVVDTPFDCIVSRAFAPLNRMVNWCLPLLSDNGSFIAMKANLTDEEIKAVPDSVKIEKIERLHVPNLDAMRQAVFITKA, from the coding sequence GTGCATAAACATAACGCTTTAATGTCTCAAAGCGAGATAGAGATCTGCATATACAATTTATTAAAGCAGACTGAAGTAAAGTTTGATACTCAACATGTATCTAAATTAGCCGCTTTGGTCGTTTTACTAAAAAAATGGTCTAATGCTTTAAATTTAACAGCAATCAGAGATGAAAAGGATATAATAACCCTGCACATTCTGGACAGTGCAGTTTTATCTCCATTGCTTCTGGGCAAAAACATAGCCGACGTTGGAACAGGAGCTGGTTTTCCTGGTCTGGTGGTGGCAATCCTTAATGAAGACAGACATTTTACTTTAATTGACTCAGTTGCCAAAAAGCTTTCTTTTGTAAGAACAGCATGCGTTGAGCTTGGCATTAGTAATGTTGATATAATAAATAACAGATGTGAGAATATAGTAGTAGATACACCTTTTGACTGTATTGTAAGTAGAGCCTTTGCTCCTTTGAACAGAATGGTTAACTGGTGTCTGCCGCTTCTATCAGATAACGGTTCCTTTATAGCAATGAAAGCCAATCTCACTGATGAAGAGATAAAGGCTGTTCCAGATAGCGTAAAAATAGAAAAAATCGAAAGATTACATGTTCCAAATTTAGATGCCATGCGACAGGCTGTATTTATTACAAAAGCATAG